ATACGAAGGCCGCATTAATATATGATGCCGCTGATACCTACTCCAAAAGCAGTAACGATGAGTTAAAGAAAGCACTTGAGGCAAGTGGTGTCGAGATCCTAATAGAGGAAACCTTCCAAACCGGCGACACCGATTTTTCTCCGCAATTGACCAATATCATGAACATGGCTCCTGAGGCACTCTTCGTCTCTGCGCTATCGGTAGAGATGACGCAGGTTATCATTCAAGCCGGAGATCTCGGTATTCCAGCCACTGTTCAACTGATTGTTCCCGATTTGACAGCAAAAGAAATTCAAGCAGCAGGCGATGCCGCTGAGGGTGCGATTGCTTTTACGGGATGGACAAGTCTGTCTAACATACCCGGAAACCAAGACTTCATCGAGAAGTATCGGGCGAAATACGAAATTGAACCCGAACCATGGGCAGCGCAGTCGTATGCAACCCTCCATATTCTCGCTGCGGCGATTGCGAAGGCGCAACCGGCAGATGCCGCCGCAATCCGAGACGCACTCGCACAGACGATGGATTTCCCGACAATTTTAGGAAATTTCTCGTTTGACTCCAATGGTGAAGCAGTGTATGACCCGATTGTCCTTATGGTCAAGGACGGCACACTTCAACTCTTTGAATAACCCACTATTGGATGAATATAATCAGAGCCTTGTCATCAGCTATTCGCTGATGGCAAGGCTCTTGCTTTTATTTAGGCATTTCTATGAAACCAGAAAGCGTGTAGGTGGTTAATAATTGATAGATGGTCTATTTCGCTTTTGCTACTTTTTTATTAATATGCTAAAATAATTCAACTTGCTAACGCCAATATATGCATTATTTTCATCCTTGCTACAAGACC
This sequence is a window from Candidatus Poribacteria bacterium. Protein-coding genes within it:
- a CDS encoding ABC transporter substrate-binding protein → MNIRRIITFASVLAIVVLAIGLSSCERVPSMMPDAETPPMPDAPMPDEGIPIGLVVSLTGKDAEPYGLPMKRGFELAQEEINMLSPIPLMFIPADDQSSEAGAIEAVQQLVDQGVPAIVGIAISDYLEDAFPIAQEAGVVAFSSVSSAAGLSSIGDYVFRTGLAVDIMNPSGVMATHGKLGYTKAALIYDAADTYSKSSNDELKKALEASGVEILIEETFQTGDTDFSPQLTNIMNMAPEALFVSALSVEMTQVIIQAGDLGIPATVQLIVPDLTAKEIQAAGDAAEGAIAFTGWTSLSNIPGNQDFIEKYRAKYEIEPEPWAAQSYATLHILAAAIAKAQPADAAAIRDALAQTMDFPTILGNFSFDSNGEAVYDPIVLMVKDGTLQLFE